Proteins encoded in a region of the Cygnus olor isolate bCygOlo1 chromosome 4, bCygOlo1.pri.v2, whole genome shotgun sequence genome:
- the SIGLEC1 gene encoding sialoadhesin has translation MAVATSQLQWLILLASLVPPAHGSWGVTYPHELWSITGSCVVFPCTLSFPDSISASKGIVAIWYKDYSNQKTVVYHSEGQEVDARFWGRAQLLGDPTAHNCTLLLREVTPEDSGPYKFRFEIVDGDRWSAEQDVVLSVSDVLERPNIAASEEVSEGTEFTFQCSTPYVCPLSDVALRWAGYDERVSSVSGRVQLDTSGVGRHLSLVTSFSWKDHSRALFCEVLHGSQKASGELVLRVRHAPKGTRVSITPSTQNIRVGDTVSLSCLVNSSYPPVSAYQWYKDGAAVGSERTLTLRGVRRADHGQYRCEAHNALGAGAAPAVMLYVFSAEISVSPAAEVQEGTSAELSCDVPSREGQDLNYTWYKNSAWLQEGPVHTLLFHRVAASDAGFYSCKVTNDRGSTASQPVSLSVTYPPRTPSLTLLQEPQGGGLAVVHCTVDSRPPATLALYRDGNLVATSGSQAAPSQRLAVTATRNALRLEIRGVRPQDGGQYRCTATNALGNATATQPFVTHTARVLIQPSAEVREGEAVTLSCEVLGDAGPATFTWYRNGRWLREGAEPALSFPAVRSADAGAFQCLAQGSGHSHTSAAVPLRVLFPPRQPVMSSLLETQGGQLGIIQCTVESDPEANLTLWRGDEALACTQGCPPAPSPRLQATASYNSLRLELRDVVLEDEGTYVCRAGNTQGNASTSMAFSAETARAVVSPSSRVLEGSAANLTCQVSSDSRTLPNVTWYRNGQRLPQGPDASLVLRRVASGDAGLYHCTAATERSSRSSAAVLLDVLYPPRDPQLTAFLETQRGRLAIFEGSVASNPPAQLALYRGEELVASSSAGHGTNPRVSATAAPNTLRVEVRDVTLADEGTYRLAATNAHGTVSQHLYFRVQAARVLVTPSAEVLEGDNVSLTCEVLGELQADAVFSWYKDSKHVQDSPGHILALPHVASDAAGSYHCKAHGPAGTGASVSPAVSLRVLYPPRVPVLSSFLETPGGRQGVLQCRVDSSPPAQLELFKDGALVASSALPGPATSPRLSVTAATNSLRVSIGDVLLEDEGEYVCAASNAYGNASTAANFTAGTARVWISPSPDVREGDAVTLTCAVDSAAQEALTYTWYKNKVWLSSGTAPHIVFPSVVAADAASYHCAVQSPAGTRSVAPSTLSVLYPPRNMQLKAFAESSGGRAVILLCTVESIPPAEVSLHREGQLVASSAAAAAGQRSPSPNALRLELPAAAAQDEGEYECRARSPLGSTRTSLPLHVQAVRVVVRPGTEVHEGTAVTLSCEDAGAQPGTVYTWFKNGRWVQEGPGAALLLHAARSSDAGAYSCQARTGARSRRAPPAALRVLYAPREPSFVSLVEPWGGRQAELLCTVDSHPPADIVLLRGRAPLASTRGPSDPRVSVQAEPNALRVRMAALGPGDAGIYVCSANNSFGTTTASLLLAASGVRVTVEPSPEVPEGATATMNCSAVPWVGDEANYTWYKNSRWLREGPASALVLGPVSSTDAGFYHCRASGVRGSAASAPLSLSVLYAPRAVAVSTFLENRSGRVGIVLCAADSHPPAALALYRRGHLLASSLATASTPGLRAAASRNALRLEIAAVGPEDSAEYSCVASNALGNATASAYFDTRTLSHLLVFTILAGLLLALLCVALLALLAARLWPRLRKIWGLPRAEDTFELSRKQEQLQVDGAS, from the exons atgGCTGTGGCCACATCCCAGCTGCAGTGGCTCATCCTCCTGGCCAGCCTTGTCCCCCCAG CCCACGGCTCCTGGGGTGTCACCTACCCCCATGAGCTGTGGAGCATCACGGGCTCCTGCGTGGTGTTTCCCTGCACGCTGAGCTTCCCCGACAGCATCTCGGCCAGCAAAGGCATCGTGGCCATCTGGTACAAGGACTACAGCAACCAAAAGACCGTGGTGTACCACTCGGAGGGCCAGGAGGTGGACGCCAGGTTCTGGGGCcgagcccagctcctgggggaCCCGACTGCTCACAACTGCACCCTGCTGCTGCGGGAGGTGACGCCGGAGGACAGCGGGCCCTATAAGTTCCGCTTCGAGATCGTCGATGGAGACCGGTGGTCGGCGGAGCAGGACGTGGTGCTGAGCGTTTCGG ATGTCCTGGAGCGCCCGAACATTGCCGCCAGCGAGGAGGTGTCCGAGGGGACGGAGTTCACCTTCCAGTGCTCCACGCCCTACGTCTGCCCGCTGAGCGACGTGGCCCTGCGCTGGGCGGGCTATGATGAGCGCGTCTCCTCCGTGTCCGGCCGCGTCCAGCTGGACACCAGCGGGGTCGGCCGCCACCTGAGCCTCGTCACCTCCTTCTCCTGGAAGGACCACTCCAGGGCGCTCTTCTGCGAGGTTCTCCACGGCTCCCAGAAGGCGAGCGGGGAGCTGGTCCTGCGGGTGAGAC ACGCCCCGAAAGGCACCAGGGTGTCGATCACCCCCTCGACGCAGAACATCCGCGTGGGGGACACGGTGTCCCTCAGCTGTCTGGTGAACAGCAGCTACCCGCCGGTCTCCGCGTACCAGTGGTACAAGGACGGCGCTGCCGTGGGCAGCGAGCGCACCCTGACCCTGCGGGGTGTGCGGCGGGCGGACCACGGGCAGTACCGCTGCGAAGCCCACAACGCCCTCGGGGCCGGCGCGGCGCCCGCCGTGATGCTCTACGTCTTCT CCGCCGAGATCTCCGTGAGCCCTGCGGCTGAGGTGCAGGAGGGGACGAGCGCCGAGCTGTCCTGCGACGTGCCCAGCAGGGAGGGCCAGGACCTGAACTACACGTGGTACAAGAACAGcgcctggctgcaggagggcccCGTGCACACCCTGCTCTTCCACCGCGTGGCCGCCAGCGACGCCGGCTTCTACTCCTGCAAG gtgACCAACGACCGGGGCAGCACCGCGTCCCAGCCCGTCAGCCTGAGCGTGACCT acccccccaggaccccctcCCTGACGCTGCTGCAGGAGCCGCAGGGCGGCGGGCTGGCTGTCGTGCACTGCACGGTGGACAGCCGCCCGCCGGCCACCCTGGCGCTGTACCGCGACGGCAACCTCGTGGCCACCAGCGGCTCGCAGGCGGCCCCCAGCCAGCGGCTCGCCGTCACCGCCACCCGCAACGCCCTGCGCCTGGAGATCCGCGGCGTGCGGCCGCAGGACGGCGGGCAGTACCGCTGCACCGCCACCAACGCCCTGGGGAACGCCACCGCCACGCAGCCCTTCGTCACCCACA ctgccagaGTCCTGATCCAGCCCTCGGCGGAGGTGCGGGAGGGGGAAGCCGTCACCCTGAGCTGCGAGGTGCTGGGCGACGCGGGGCCGGCCACGTTCACCTGGTACAGGAACGGCCGGTGGCTGCGGGAGGGCGCGGAGCCGGCGCTGAGCTTCCCGGCCGTCCGCAGCGCCGACGCCGGCGCCTTCCAGTGCCTGGCACAGGGCAGTGGCCACAGCCACACCTCGGCGGCCGTCCCGCTCCGCGTGCTCT TCCCACCCCGGCAGCCAGTGATGAGCTCCCTCCTGGAGACCCAGGGCGGGCAGCTGGGCATCATCCAGTGCACCGTCGAGAGCGACCCGGAGGCCAACCTGACCCTGTGGAGAGGAGACGAGGCACTGGCTTGCACGCAgggctgccccccggcccccagcccccggctgCAGGCGACGGCCTCGTACAACAGCCTGAGGCTGGAGCTGCGGGACGTGGTGCTGGAGGACGAGGGCACCTACGTGTGCCGGGCCGGGAACACTCAGGGCAATGCCAGCACCTCCATGGCCTTCAGTGCCGAGA CTGCCCGCGCCGTGGTGTCCCCGTCCTCCCGCGTGCTGGAAGGCAGCGCCGCCAACCTGACCTGCCAGGTGAGCAGCGACTCCCGGACCCTGCCCAACGTCACCTGGTACAGGAACGGGCAGCGACTCCCCCAGGGCCCCGACGCATCCCTGGTGCTTCGGCGGGTGGCGAGCGGGGACGCGGGGCTCTACCATTGCACCGCCGCCACCGAGAGGAGCAGCCGGAGCTCTGCCGCCGTCCTGCTGGATGTGCTGT ACCCCCCGAGGGACCCGCAGCTCACCGCCTTCCTGGAGACACAGCGGGGCCGGCTGGCCATCTTCGAGGGCTCGGTGGCGAGCAACCCGCCCGCCCAGCTGGCCCTGTACAGGGGCGAGGAGCTGGTGGCCTCCAGCAGCGCAGGGCACGGCACCAACCCGAGGGTCAGCGCCACGGCCGCCCCCAACACCCTCCGGGTGGAGGTCCGGGACGTCACGCTGGCAGATGAGGGCACCTACCGCCTCGCCGCCACCAACGCGCACGGCACCGTGTCCCAGCACCTCTACTTCCGTGTGCAGG CCGCCCGCGTCCTCGTCACGCCGTCGGCGGAGGTGCTGGAAGGGGACAACGTCTCCCTGACGTGtgaggtgctgggggagctgcaggcagatgCCGTCTTCTCCTGGTACAAGGACAGCAAGCACGTGCAGGACAGCCCCGGCCACATCCTCGCGCTGCCCCACGTCGCCAGCGATGCCGCGGGCTCCTACCACTGCAAAGCCCACGGCCCTGCAGGGACCGGTGCCAGCGTCTCCCCCGCCGTCAGCCTGCGCGTCCTCT ATCCCCCCCGGGTGCCGGTGCTGAGCTCCTTCCTGGAGACGCCAGGGGGGCGGCAGGGCGTGCTGCAGTGTCGGGTGGACAGCAGCCCCCCGGCGCAGCTGGAGCTCTTCAAGGACGGCGCGTTGGTGGCCTCCAGCGCGCTGCCAGGGCCCGCCACCTCCCCGCGGCTCAGCGTCACCGCGGCCACCAACAGCCTGCGGGTGAGCATCGGCGACGTGCTGCTGGAGGACGAGGGCGAGTACGTGTGCGCCGCCAGCAACGCCTACGGCAACGCGAGCACCGCGGCGAACTTCACGGCAGGGA CCGCCCGGGTCTGGATCTCGCCCTCCCCGGACGTCCGTGAAGGGGACGCCGTGACCCTGACCTGTGCAGTGGACAGCGCTGCCCAGGAGGCTCTGACCTACACCTGGTACAAGAACAAGGTCTGGCTCAGCAGCGGCACGGCCCCGCACATCGTCTTCCCCAGCGTGGTGGCCGCCGACGCCGCCTCCTACCACTGCGCCGTGCAGAGCCCCGCCGGCACCCGCAGCgtggcccccagcaccctcagcGTCCTCT ACCCCCCCCGGAACATGCAGCTGAAGGCCTTCGCGGAGAGCAGCGGGGGGAGAGCCGTCATCCTGCTCTGCACCGTCGAGAGCATCCCCCCGGCCGAGGTCAGCCTGCACAGGGAGGGGCAGCTGGTGGCCTCCAGCGCCGCTGCGGCCGCCGGCCAACGCTCGCCCTCTCCCAACGCGCTGCGCCTGGAGCTGCCGGCCGCCGCGGCGCAGGACGAGGGCGAATACGAGTGCCGGGCACGCAGCCCCCTCGGCAGCACCCGCACATCCCTGCCTCTCCACGTGCAAG CCGTCAGGGTGGTGGTGCGGCCAGGCACCGAGGTGCACGAGGGCACGGCAGTGACGCTGAGCTGCGAGGACGCGGGCGCCCAGCCGGGCACCGTCTACACCTGGTTCAAGAACGGGCGCTGGGTGCAGGAGGGCCCCGGTGCCGCGCTCCTGCTCCACGCCGCGCGCAGCAGCGACGCGGGCGCCTACAGCTGCCAGGCGCGCACGGGGGCGCGCAgccgccgggccccccccgcagccctgcgGGTGCTGT ACGCGCCCCGGGAGCCGTCCTTTGTGTCCCTGGTGGAGCCGTGGGGCGGGCGGCAGGCCGAGCTGCTCTGCACGGTGGACAGCCACCCGCCCGCCGACATTGTGCTGCTGCGGGGCCGCGCGCCCCTCGCCTCCACCCGGGGCCCCTCCGACCCCCGCGTCTCCGTCCAGGCCGAGCCCAACGCCCTGCGGGTGCGGATGGCGGCGCTGGGCCCGGGGGACGCGGGGATCTACGTCTGCTCGGCCAACAACAGCTTCGGCACCACGACCGCCTCCCTGCTCCTCGCGGCGAGCG gtgTCCGAGTCACGGTGGAGCCCTCGCCAGAAGTCCCCGAAGGTGCCACGGCCACCATGAACTGCTCGGCAGTGCCCTGGGTGGGCGACGAGGCCAACTACACGTGGTACAAGAACAGCCGGTGGCTGCGGGAGGGACCGGCCAGCGCCCTCGTCCTCGGCCCCGTCTCCAGCACTGACGCCGGCTTCTACCACTGCCGGGCGAGCGGCGTGCGGGGCAGCGCGGCCTCGGCCCCGCTCAGCCTCAGCGTGCTCT ACGCCCCGCGGGCCGTGGCCGTCAGCACCTTCCTGGAGAACCGCAGCGGGCGCGTGGGCATCGTGCTGTGCGCGGCCGATAGCCACCCGCCCGCCGCCCTCGCCCTGTACCGCCGCGGCCACCTCCTGGCCTCCAGCCTGGCCACGGCCTCCACCCCGGGGCTGCGTGCAGCCGCCTCCCGCAACGCGCTGCGCCTGGAGATCGCGGCCGTGGGGCCCGAGGACTCGGCCGAGTACAGCTGCGTGGCCAGCAACGCGCTGGGCAACGCCACGGCCAGCGCCTACTTCGACACCCGCA CACTCTCCCACCTCCTGGTGTTCACCATCCTGGCCGGGCTGCTCCTCGCCCTGCTCTGCGTGGCTCTCCTGGCCCTCCTGGCCGCGAGGCTGTGGCCCAG GCTGCGGAAGATTTGGGGCTTGCCGCGGGCTGAGGACACCTTCGAGCTGAGCaggaagcaggagcagctgcag GTGGACGGAGCATCCTAA